One window of Desulfobacca acetoxidans DSM 11109 genomic DNA carries:
- a CDS encoding adenosylcobinamide amidohydrolase codes for MRMVRNGKRLPGKKFYHKGLSNLSVSLILLSAVLFHTASANAALNLTDAWNRPLTITQPPQRIVSLVPGVTEMLLALGLGERLQGVTIYDHVPPQTGKPAVVGGFFSPNLQAIEQCRPDCIFVADLQKEVQQRFKDSGIPVINLSARAVQDIFAHLRLLGALFQQESKAEELCRHLQAQLDLIGKKTAQIPPVKKLRVVRLMSNREMLTPGDDSFQNDFIRLAGGIPPTWGKKGPVVPVTLSEWQQFNPQAIFACGHDWKRFHQLVQQPGWQEVEGVRQGRLLTFPCELTCRASVRTADFISWLATSLYPEELSDVRKVVLKQEILARKPLHLDLPYVRQTEVVTSRILDFEHKSLVIDFTTPVQVISTLEGPRSGILTAGNHYTPPPCWPISHYLGLEKDRRLVYNVLKKTEGKTSFLFTGADMGNLSVQKADFKDLKLYALVTAGVESNALRLSQDEGRYYEPGTINIIVLSNYRLSPRAMSRALIAVTEAKTAALQDLDIRSTEQPLTYQATGTGTDNSIVVGGQGKTLDNAGGHSKLGELIGRAVYQGVREAVGKQNGLGARRPIWQRLQERRLDIYDVITASLPPQARPQILQAWEAVILQPRYAGFLEAALSLSDAWEQGQVQDLEAFKVWCESISQELAGRPLKQEEEKALSTELPLPLKMAGQAIISGLAVKYPATTKQ; via the coding sequence ATGAGAATGGTGCGGAACGGAAAACGATTGCCCGGTAAAAAATTTTATCACAAGGGTTTGTCCAACCTTAGTGTCTCTCTGATCTTATTGAGTGCGGTACTATTCCATACAGCTTCAGCTAATGCCGCCCTCAACCTCACCGATGCCTGGAACCGTCCCCTGACCATCACTCAGCCACCGCAGCGAATCGTCTCCCTGGTCCCTGGAGTTACCGAAATGCTGCTGGCGTTAGGTTTGGGGGAGAGATTGCAGGGCGTTACCATATACGACCACGTCCCCCCGCAGACAGGGAAGCCCGCGGTGGTGGGCGGCTTTTTCTCCCCTAATCTTCAGGCCATCGAACAATGCCGACCGGATTGTATCTTTGTCGCCGATTTGCAGAAGGAGGTGCAGCAGCGATTTAAGGATTCAGGGATTCCCGTGATCAATCTGTCGGCCCGGGCGGTCCAGGACATTTTTGCGCATCTGCGCCTACTCGGGGCTCTGTTTCAACAGGAGTCCAAGGCCGAAGAGTTGTGCCGCCACCTCCAGGCACAACTGGACCTCATCGGCAAGAAAACCGCTCAAATACCCCCTGTGAAAAAACTGCGGGTAGTACGGCTCATGAGTAACCGGGAGATGTTGACACCCGGGGATGACTCTTTTCAGAATGATTTTATCCGGCTGGCTGGCGGCATCCCACCTACCTGGGGGAAAAAGGGTCCCGTAGTTCCCGTCACCCTCTCGGAATGGCAGCAGTTCAATCCTCAGGCCATTTTCGCCTGCGGTCATGACTGGAAGAGATTTCATCAGTTGGTGCAGCAGCCGGGCTGGCAGGAGGTGGAGGGGGTCCGCCAGGGCCGGCTGCTCACCTTTCCCTGCGAACTGACCTGCCGGGCCTCAGTCCGTACCGCAGACTTTATCTCCTGGCTGGCGACCTCTTTATACCCTGAAGAACTCAGCGATGTCCGAAAGGTCGTCCTGAAACAGGAAATACTCGCCCGTAAGCCTCTGCATCTGGACCTGCCGTATGTCCGCCAGACTGAGGTCGTCACCAGCCGCATCCTGGACTTTGAACATAAATCCCTGGTCATCGATTTCACCACACCGGTGCAGGTCATCTCCACCCTCGAAGGACCCCGCAGCGGCATCCTGACGGCAGGCAATCATTATACCCCGCCCCCGTGCTGGCCCATCAGCCACTATCTGGGTCTGGAGAAAGACCGTCGTCTGGTGTACAATGTTCTGAAAAAAACCGAGGGCAAAACATCCTTCCTGTTTACCGGCGCTGACATGGGGAATCTCTCGGTTCAGAAGGCTGACTTCAAGGACCTCAAGCTTTACGCCCTCGTAACTGCCGGGGTGGAGAGCAACGCCCTGCGCCTCTCCCAAGATGAGGGCCGTTACTACGAACCCGGAACCATCAATATTATTGTCTTAAGCAATTATCGATTGTCTCCCCGGGCCATGAGCCGGGCTCTGATCGCGGTTACTGAGGCCAAGACCGCGGCACTGCAGGACCTGGATATTCGAAGCACCGAACAACCCCTGACCTATCAGGCGACGGGCACTGGCACCGATAATAGTATTGTGGTAGGAGGACAGGGCAAAACCTTGGATAACGCCGGAGGGCATTCCAAGCTGGGAGAACTGATCGGCAGGGCCGTTTATCAGGGAGTCCGGGAGGCCGTGGGGAAACAGAACGGTCTGGGCGCCCGCCGACCGATCTGGCAGAGGCTGCAGGAACGGCGGCTGGATATCTACGATGTCATAACAGCTTCCCTGCCACCTCAAGCGCGTCCACAAATCTTGCAGGCCTGGGAGGCCGTTATCTTGCAGCCGCGCTACGCCGGCTTCTTGGAGGCGGCTCTCAGTTTGAGCGACGCCTGGGAACAGGGACAGGTTCAGGACCTGGAAGCCTTCAAGGTCTGGTGTGAGTCTATCTCCCAAGAGTTGGCGGGAAGGCCCCTGAAACAGGAGGAGGAAAAAGCGCTGTCAACGGAGCTCCCCCTTCCGCTCAAAATGGCCGGTCAAGCCATTATCAGCGGCCTAGCGGTAAAATATCCCGCTACCACCAAGCAGTAA
- a CDS encoding TonB-dependent receptor plug domain-containing protein, whose amino-acid sequence MKRILFLLICLVLHPGIGLAQETASSEGVNPEETTNVAALGQSTSTSEDVQKVDEIIITATGTEEQLKKTSVSSTVITAPEIEKRQVTRVEEMLRSVPGVVVNQTGSQGGNTSLFMRGGNSNMSQVLLNGIRLNNAGGTYDWANLTVDNVERIEVVRGPMSSLYGADAMTGVTNLITKKGVGPPTFTYSGAWGAHSEKGQFISENRFSLMGSAKDRFGYSIGFSRIDDQGILPINNRFGSNVLNGRFDLDPTEKLSFTFSTLFIDTYFGYPTEYGDRVDPAPDPNQNQTRTDLLFGLTTKYSPYSWWENELTLSTYHRDWSYDDAFDPVDIFGGSVFHPIEDRSSLDYRSNLRFNFSDRIGTTTTIGLAAFTERLKQSYESFGVWPYSSETRAHRRSVDFYFQEQISFWERLFLTAGMRLEDNTAFDGTEFSPRASAAFRITETDTTLRAAGGRAIKAPTFSEQYYQSTTAVGNPNLKPEKNTSWEVGVDQYALNDRLKFGLTYFENHFTDLIAYITRAWPATSFYGNISDARVRGLETSLTAKPLPYLTLSASYTYLLSQVLSTGGEDLGLNYEVGKPLVRRPKHTVSFTINYDHKPFNVNLNGLYVGKRDDFYYITDPFFVTHTGRVFNPSYLLFNLAATYDIAENLRYAKKMQLQARIGNLFDQNYQETYNYSSPGFNFVTGLRFVF is encoded by the coding sequence ATGAAGAGAATACTGTTTTTATTGATATGCTTGGTTTTACATCCGGGGATTGGCTTGGCCCAGGAAACGGCGTCCAGCGAGGGGGTGAATCCGGAGGAAACGACGAACGTCGCAGCCTTAGGGCAATCCACATCCACTTCCGAGGATGTCCAGAAGGTGGATGAGATCATCATTACGGCCACCGGTACGGAGGAGCAGTTGAAAAAAACCAGTGTTTCCTCCACGGTAATCACCGCGCCGGAGATAGAAAAGCGCCAGGTAACCCGGGTGGAGGAAATGCTCCGCTCGGTACCGGGAGTGGTGGTCAACCAGACCGGCAGCCAGGGCGGCAACACCTCTTTATTTATGCGGGGTGGAAATTCCAATATGAGCCAAGTCCTGCTCAACGGCATCCGGCTCAATAATGCCGGTGGCACCTATGACTGGGCCAACCTGACGGTTGACAATGTGGAGCGGATCGAAGTCGTTCGGGGTCCCATGAGTTCGCTCTATGGGGCGGACGCTATGACCGGGGTTACGAATCTCATCACTAAAAAGGGCGTGGGGCCGCCAACTTTCACCTACTCCGGGGCTTGGGGGGCCCATAGCGAAAAAGGACAGTTCATCAGTGAAAATCGCTTCAGTCTTATGGGGAGCGCCAAAGATCGGTTTGGCTATTCCATCGGTTTCAGCCGCATCGACGATCAGGGCATCCTGCCGATCAACAACCGCTTCGGCAGCAACGTGCTAAATGGCCGCTTCGACCTGGACCCGACGGAAAAACTCTCTTTTACCTTCTCTACCCTTTTTATCGACACCTACTTTGGCTATCCGACCGAATATGGTGACCGGGTAGATCCTGCACCCGACCCGAATCAGAACCAGACGCGGACCGACCTCTTATTTGGCCTTACCACCAAATATTCCCCCTATTCCTGGTGGGAAAACGAACTGACCCTGTCTACCTACCACCGGGATTGGAGCTATGATGACGCCTTCGATCCCGTGGACATCTTCGGCGGTTCGGTTTTCCATCCCATTGAGGACCGTTCCAGTCTGGATTATCGCTCCAACCTGCGTTTCAATTTTAGTGATCGGATAGGAACGACTACTACTATCGGCTTGGCAGCCTTTACGGAACGCCTGAAACAGAGCTATGAGAGTTTCGGAGTCTGGCCTTATAGTTCGGAAACCAGAGCCCACCGCCGCAGCGTCGATTTCTATTTTCAGGAACAGATCAGTTTCTGGGAGCGGTTGTTTCTTACCGCCGGTATGCGTCTGGAAGACAATACCGCCTTTGACGGGACCGAGTTCAGCCCGCGGGCCTCGGCCGCCTTTCGGATCACCGAGACCGATACGACCTTGCGGGCCGCCGGGGGGCGGGCCATTAAGGCGCCTACCTTCAGTGAACAGTATTACCAATCCACCACTGCCGTGGGCAATCCCAACCTCAAACCCGAAAAAAACACCTCCTGGGAGGTGGGGGTGGACCAATACGCCCTCAATGACCGGCTGAAGTTCGGACTGACTTATTTCGAAAACCACTTCACCGACCTGATCGCCTACATCACCCGGGCCTGGCCCGCCACATCCTTTTACGGCAATATCAGCGACGCCCGCGTCCGGGGGCTGGAAACCAGCCTGACGGCCAAACCCTTACCTTATTTAACTCTCTCGGCCTCCTACACCTATCTTTTGTCGCAGGTGCTCAGTACCGGGGGCGAAGATCTGGGCCTCAACTACGAGGTCGGCAAACCGTTGGTAAGACGCCCCAAACATACCGTCAGCTTTACCATCAACTATGACCACAAACCCTTTAACGTCAATCTGAATGGCCTCTACGTCGGCAAACGGGATGACTTTTATTACATCACCGATCCTTTTTTTGTCACCCATACCGGCAGGGTCTTTAACCCGAGCTATCTCCTCTTTAATCTGGCCGCAACCTATGATATTGCAGAGAACCTGCGGTATGCCAAAAAAATGCAGCTTCAGGCGCGGATTGGAAATCTTTTTGATCAAAATTACCAGGAAACGTATAATTACTCATCTCCAGGCTTCAATTTTGTAACCGGTTTGCGGTTTGTTTTTTAA
- a CDS encoding hybrid sensor histidine kinase/response regulator: MLALLQAQRDYLSFLTGLGCLFVFLLGLTLRRHPQFPRSFIWLGFFALCQCCFEWFSLIMPVLGGPVLSERLKLLQLLANVVFLTEFGVSIILPLKWRVWGRALAGLYLVGLIASAWVGLSQVWLPAAVIARLATSIWTIVALWQVAISTKSGILHGAALSLAGLLLSQALPLYPGIVPWQNWEQYFMAAPDIIQMSVLRSLFSLCLALTLWIYYQNQLWQRTAEVAALWRWPLYGSFALVLVIFLTLGIGGLATGWYGRYLDADMRQILITRVRTLASALNPEAIKQLQGNEADLGTEVYENLKKKLISIRQANGDCRFVYLMVWRSPYPVLLVDSEDVSSANYSPPGQIYYEASAELKTLLQQGQAFVKGPNSDRWGTWISGFEFIRVASTGQNLAVVGMDVDAKDWQKKIRLHRLLPLSLTLLITLLLTGLYIFQQRLFDAGRHLSESEERYRTLVEGSPDIICLLDQKWRFLAINRVGLDRLGVQEGSIPDQSFCELWPREMQSILTAAKQQVEQGRPAAFEGEMSLRGEPTSVWQVVLNPIKGKNKGGLRYVGIMTEITEKKKLEEEQARADKLESLGFLAGGIAHDFNNILAVIRGNAGLALLSLPAGSRELNNLIVIEGACLKAQSLAQQLLTFAQGGVPVKKLSDLKELIQETFIFATRGSPVRCEFNLATDLWAAEIDAGQISQVFHNLAINAVQAMPTGGAIRVQAENAVLQTSSGFSLPPGEYVKITVTDQGVGILPKYLAKVFDPYFTTKQVGSGLGLTTVFSIVKKHGGDISVQSTLGEGTVFVIHLPASLKKVSSVIPERKQVAFGHGRILVMDDQTDVRETLGKMLQRLGYEVDFAEDGQEAFERYTAAHKEGRGFDAVILDLTVPGGMGGKEAQAKIKAIDPQARVIVTSGYADDPILSDYQNYGFCEAIAKPVDIVELSRVIIRAGKKK; the protein is encoded by the coding sequence ATGCTGGCTCTTCTGCAGGCTCAAAGAGACTACCTGTCTTTCCTGACCGGATTAGGTTGCTTATTCGTCTTTCTTCTCGGCTTGACGTTGAGGCGCCATCCCCAATTCCCCCGCTCTTTTATCTGGCTGGGTTTTTTTGCTCTCTGTCAGTGTTGCTTCGAGTGGTTTTCGCTCATTATGCCGGTGCTGGGGGGACCGGTCCTGAGCGAACGATTGAAGTTGCTGCAACTATTGGCGAATGTCGTCTTTCTCACCGAGTTTGGGGTCTCCATTATCCTGCCCCTGAAATGGCGAGTTTGGGGGCGAGCCCTGGCAGGACTTTATCTAGTGGGGCTGATTGCCAGTGCTTGGGTCGGGCTTTCCCAGGTCTGGCTTCCGGCTGCCGTTATCGCCAGGTTGGCCACCTCAATTTGGACTATCGTGGCTCTTTGGCAGGTAGCTATCTCTACCAAGTCCGGTATCCTGCATGGTGCGGCTCTGTCATTAGCGGGGTTGCTTTTGAGCCAAGCTCTACCGTTGTATCCTGGAATCGTTCCCTGGCAGAACTGGGAGCAATATTTTATGGCTGCGCCGGACATAATCCAGATGTCGGTCCTGCGGAGTCTATTTAGTCTGTGTCTGGCGCTAACATTATGGATTTACTACCAGAACCAGCTTTGGCAGCGGACGGCAGAGGTGGCAGCACTTTGGAGATGGCCGCTGTACGGCTCGTTTGCTTTGGTTCTGGTCATCTTTTTGACCCTCGGTATAGGAGGTCTGGCCACGGGCTGGTATGGCCGGTATCTGGACGCAGATATGCGTCAGATATTAATTACCAGAGTCCGAACACTGGCTTCGGCACTCAACCCCGAGGCTATCAAGCAACTTCAGGGCAATGAGGCTGATCTGGGAACCGAGGTCTATGAAAACTTGAAGAAGAAGTTAATATCGATCCGTCAGGCCAACGGCGATTGCCGGTTTGTCTATCTCATGGTCTGGCGGTCGCCCTATCCGGTTTTGCTGGTAGACAGTGAGGATGTTAGCAGCGCTAATTATTCACCCCCCGGCCAGATTTACTATGAAGCTAGTGCCGAACTGAAGACCTTGCTCCAACAAGGGCAGGCTTTCGTAAAAGGTCCTAACTCTGATCGCTGGGGTACCTGGATTTCCGGTTTTGAGTTTATTAGGGTGGCGAGCACCGGTCAGAATCTGGCTGTAGTCGGAATGGATGTAGATGCCAAGGATTGGCAGAAGAAGATTCGCCTGCACCGCCTCCTGCCACTTAGCCTGACCCTGCTCATTACCCTTCTCCTCACCGGTTTATACATTTTTCAACAGCGGTTATTTGATGCCGGACGCCACCTTTCGGAGTCCGAGGAACGCTACCGCACCCTGGTGGAAGGTTCACCTGATATTATCTGTCTCTTAGACCAGAAATGGCGCTTCTTGGCTATTAACCGTGTCGGTCTGGACCGATTAGGCGTCCAGGAAGGGAGTATCCCCGACCAATCTTTCTGTGAACTCTGGCCTCGTGAAATGCAATCCATCCTGACGGCGGCCAAACAGCAGGTGGAGCAGGGGCGTCCGGCGGCTTTTGAAGGAGAAATGTCTCTAAGGGGAGAGCCAACCTCGGTCTGGCAGGTGGTGCTAAACCCCATTAAAGGTAAAAATAAAGGGGGGCTGCGATATGTTGGTATCATGACCGAGATTACTGAGAAGAAGAAGTTGGAAGAAGAGCAGGCTCGGGCTGATAAACTGGAATCTTTAGGTTTCCTGGCCGGCGGCATTGCCCATGACTTCAACAATATTCTGGCGGTCATCCGGGGGAATGCCGGGTTGGCCCTCCTAAGCCTGCCAGCCGGCAGCCGGGAACTGAATAACCTCATCGTTATCGAGGGGGCCTGTCTCAAAGCCCAATCCCTGGCCCAGCAATTGCTCACTTTCGCTCAGGGCGGGGTGCCGGTAAAAAAATTATCGGATCTGAAAGAGCTGATTCAAGAAACCTTCATTTTTGCTACCCGGGGTTCCCCGGTCCGGTGTGAATTCAATCTGGCCACGGACCTCTGGGCTGCCGAGATCGATGCCGGGCAGATCAGTCAGGTCTTTCACAATCTTGCCATCAATGCCGTTCAAGCCATGCCTACCGGAGGTGCAATTCGGGTGCAGGCCGAAAATGCCGTCCTACAAACCAGCTCAGGCTTTTCCCTGCCGCCTGGGGAATACGTGAAGATAACAGTAACCGATCAGGGCGTTGGCATTCTTCCCAAATATCTGGCAAAAGTCTTTGACCCGTATTTCACCACCAAACAGGTAGGCAGCGGGTTGGGATTAACCACCGTTTTTTCTATTGTCAAAAAGCACGGCGGCGATATTTCCGTACAGTCTACCTTGGGGGAGGGAACCGTCTTTGTCATCCATCTGCCAGCCTCCTTGAAAAAAGTATCATCGGTCATCCCCGAACGGAAACAGGTAGCCTTTGGGCATGGGCGCATTCTCGTTATGGACGATCAGACCGATGTCCGGGAGACCTTGGGAAAGATGCTGCAGCGTTTGGGTTATGAAGTCGATTTTGCCGAAGATGGCCAGGAGGCTTTTGAGCGCTATACTGCAGCCCACAAAGAGGGGCGGGGCTTCGATGCGGTTATTCTGGACCTGACAGTTCCCGGAGGTATGGGAGGAAAAGAGGCTCAGGCGAAGATCAAGGCCATCGATCCACAGGCGCGGGTCATCGTTACCAGCGGTTATGCTGACGATCCTATTCTGTCTGATTATCAGAACTATGGCTTTTGTGAGGCTATCGCCAAGCCGGTGGACATAGTGGAACTCAGTCGCGTTATAATAAGGGCCGGGAAGAAGAAATAG